A segment of the Bacteroidota bacterium genome:
CGTTTTTATTCATAGGTTTTAGAATAAGCAAGTTTACATAAAAGCTTTGATTTTACTAAGGAAAAACAAAAAAATAAGCCATTTGTTTCCATCATAATTGAAAGTGAATGACTTTGCTTTTTAGTATATTTGTTTAATGCTCAGTGAATTTAAAGTTAGAGTTGAAAGTGCCGGTTTGTTTTCAAAAAAAGACAAACTACTCGTAGCATTTAGCGGCGGCGTAGATTCGGTTGTGTTAACGCATCTCTTAAAAGAAAATGGTTACAAATTTGAATTAGCGCACTGCAACTTTAATCTGAGAGGGAAAGAATCGGAGGCTGATGAGAAATTTTGCATGGCCTTTGCAAAAAAAATGGGCGTAAAAATTCACATTAAACAATTCGATACCAAATCATATGTGAAAATAAAAAAACTGTCGGTACAAATGGCAGCCCGCGAATTGCGTTATCACTGGTTTAAAGAATTGCGACACCAATGTCATTTTGATTTTATTTTAACTGCCCATCATGCCAATGATAATGTAGAAACCCTGCTTATCAATTTAACACGCGGTACAGGATTAAAAGGCTTGCAAGGAATTCCTGAAAAGCAAGACCATTTAGTGAGGCCGCTTTTATTTGCCTCTAAGAATGAGATTTTGAAATTTGCTGAGACTAAAAAAATTAATTTCAGACATGACAGCAGTAACGATGAAGTAAAGTATGCGCGTAATCTTCTTCGTCATAAAGTGATTCCGGCTTTGAAAAAATTAAATCCGTCCATCGAATCCACTTTTAATAATAACATTGTTTTATTTAAGGAGGTGAGTATAATTATTGATAATTACATTTCTGAAAAAACGAAACTGATAACAGCCAAGGACAAGGATGTATTTTACATTGATATTTCTAAGCTAAAGCTAGAATTATCCGGCGCTTTACTATTACATGAATGGTTGAGTCCGTTAGGTTTTAATTCTTCGCAAACCGAACAATTATTTAAGGGTTTAAAAGAAAATAATACTGGGAAAATTTTTAATTCAGCTACTCACATTTTGCTGATAGACCGTAACAGAATCATTGTAAAACCACAAACAGAAGTATCAGACGAAAACGAGTTTGTTATTCAGAAATTAAGTGATTTTACAAAAGCTTCACCGAAACTTAAAACTGAAACAGGTGAAAAATTCAAAATCACGGGTGACGAAAAAATTGCTTTACTTGATTATAATAAATTAAAATTTCCATTAACCATTAGAAAATGGAAGTATGGCGATAAGTTTATGCCTTTAGGAATGAAAGGATTTAAAAAACTGAGTGATTTTTTCATCAGCAATAAAATTTCTGTTTTTGAAAAGGAAAATACTTTTGTGCTTTGCAATTCGAATGAAGATATTGTTTGGGTTATAGGAAAGCGCATAGATGATAGATACAAAATAACAGAGGTCACTAAAAAAGTTTTAAAATTAAGTTTACTTAAACCGTGAGTAGCGAAATTCTATTTGAAGAAAAACAGTACATGGGGCATAATCGCCTTAGTATTATCTGGCGGATGCTATTGGCTTTATTTTGTTTTTTAGGCTATTACTGGAGCGAGAATCCTAAACCGGTTAAGGTGGCTGTGTTTTACATTGGTTCTTATCCTATACAAAACATACCAAATTCGGGTGAAATTTTCTTTTTATTAGGATTGATTATTTTGATCATTTCAGCGGGATTAACTTATGTATTACACACACATACACGGGTGTATAATGGTTATATGATTATTGATGGATTTTGGACGGCACGTAAAGTAAAAATTGATTTCAGTACAATTACTCATATCCGTAAAGGACGATACAAACGTAATATTTTCAGGCGTGCCGTTTATAATTTACACTCCAAAGGTGTCATCAGGTTTTATACAAGTGGTCATGATTTTATCGAAATGAGGGATACTGCCGGCTTTACTTATCGCATTGGAAGTCAGCACCTCAGTCAGTTTTTTGAAATTCTAAAGAATCAGATAAAAAGTTAATAAGTCACTGTAACCCGGGCCTGTATTTAGCGTATAATTTATACTAACTAACAAAAAATCACCTCCCCATGAATACAGCAACATTTGAAAAAATAGAGAAGGAAATGATTTCCGGCTTAAAATTTCCGGATGCAGAAGTTTTATCGGATAATGATGCTATTAAAGAGCGTTTAAGCGAATTAAACCGTGCCTTAACTTTAGGCAACCTCGAGCAAACTAAAATCAAAATTTTCTTTGAAGATGAAAAAAACTGTTACGTGGTTGAAACAACTGTGTGGGGTGTAACGGATAAGCGTGTGATTTTAAAACAAGGAACTGTGATTCCGATTACACGTATTCACCGCATTAAAATTTAAGCGTAAACCCAGCTTAAATAAAGCAACGCAAAAGGCGCAATAAACATTAAACTGTCAAAACGGTCGAGTATACCTCCATGTCCCGGCATAATACTGCCCGAATCTTTTACGCCGGCTTTTCTTTTTAAAAGAGATTCTGATAAATCGCCTAGTGTACCAATAAAAGATACTATTAAACTGAGCACCATCCAATGAGCTTTCGCTACCTCAGGAAACCAAGTGGCTACCAATAGTGAAGAGGCTAAAGTTAAGATAGCAGCTCCTATGGTGCCTTCCCAGGTTTTACCCGGAGAAACTCTCTCCAGTAATTTTCTTTTACCAATTAAACTTCCCACCAAATAAGCATAAGAATCATTTGCCCATATTAATAAAAGCAAACCAAGAACAATATGATTGTTGTAATTCGAATTAAACTGCAATGTTTCACTATGCTGAATGCTTTTATCAATACAAGGAATATAGAGCAATATCACAAAAGGTAAAACCGAATAAACAATCCCGGATAAAGTGTAAGCGGCATCATTCACCGCATTTT
Coding sequences within it:
- the tilS gene encoding tRNA lysidine(34) synthetase TilS, producing the protein MLSEFKVRVESAGLFSKKDKLLVAFSGGVDSVVLTHLLKENGYKFELAHCNFNLRGKESEADEKFCMAFAKKMGVKIHIKQFDTKSYVKIKKLSVQMAARELRYHWFKELRHQCHFDFILTAHHANDNVETLLINLTRGTGLKGLQGIPEKQDHLVRPLLFASKNEILKFAETKKINFRHDSSNDEVKYARNLLRHKVIPALKKLNPSIESTFNNNIVLFKEVSIIIDNYISEKTKLITAKDKDVFYIDISKLKLELSGALLLHEWLSPLGFNSSQTEQLFKGLKENNTGKIFNSATHILLIDRNRIIVKPQTEVSDENEFVIQKLSDFTKASPKLKTETGEKFKITGDEKIALLDYNKLKFPLTIRKWKYGDKFMPLGMKGFKKLSDFFISNKISVFEKENTFVLCNSNEDIVWVIGKRIDDRYKITEVTKKVLKLSLLKP
- a CDS encoding phosphatidate cytidylyltransferase, whose protein sequence is MALHFKTLLTRTLTAAVFVAVLLSAVNHSFFSFAALFFIVAIWGLFEFFQIAKKLGAKPFKVAGYVSALFLLSASFIHNAGFTQLNFIWLYLAGLCCFSLVFFSALFSKHENAVNDAAYTLSGIVYSVLPFVILLYIPCIDKSIQHSETLQFNSNYNNHIVLGLLLLIWANDSYAYLVGSLIGKRKLLERVSPGKTWEGTIGAAILTLASSLLVATWFPEVAKAHWMVLSLIVSFIGTLGDLSESLLKRKAGVKDSGSIMPGHGGILDRFDSLMFIAPFALLYLSWVYA